One segment of Micromonospora parathelypteridis DNA contains the following:
- a CDS encoding maleylpyruvate isomerase N-terminal domain-containing protein, protein MTATRPHAALAQAYDGITAVVGDLDDAGLQQATRCQGWLIADLLLHVLGDAQRALVALASPVDGPADTDDVSYWRDFPAGGEGASRHAWWVRRSAAAFDRPTGIVGLWSETPPAAVRAAASANPEGYVTTQGHVLRVPDFLATLTTEAVVHHLDLTPALPGAPPPGPLAVRVAVATMDGLLSDDTVRPAAWDDHDFLLKATGRLPLTDRDRLELGESAGWFPLLG, encoded by the coding sequence ATGACCGCGACCCGACCCCACGCTGCGCTGGCCCAGGCGTACGACGGGATCACCGCGGTGGTCGGCGACCTGGACGACGCCGGCCTGCAACAGGCCACCCGCTGCCAGGGCTGGCTCATCGCGGACCTGCTCCTGCACGTGCTCGGCGACGCCCAACGGGCACTGGTCGCACTGGCCAGCCCGGTCGACGGTCCCGCCGACACCGACGACGTGAGCTACTGGCGCGACTTCCCCGCCGGCGGCGAAGGGGCCAGCCGGCACGCCTGGTGGGTCCGCCGGTCGGCCGCCGCGTTCGACCGCCCGACCGGGATCGTCGGGCTGTGGAGTGAGACCCCCCCGGCGGCGGTCCGCGCCGCCGCGTCAGCCAACCCCGAGGGGTACGTGACCACGCAGGGGCACGTGCTGCGCGTACCGGATTTCCTCGCCACCCTGACCACCGAGGCCGTGGTCCATCACCTGGACCTGACACCGGCGCTGCCCGGCGCGCCGCCGCCCGGCCCACTGGCCGTACGCGTCGCGGTGGCCACCATGGATGGCCTGCTCAGCGACGACACGGTCCGGCCTGCCGCCTGGGACGACCACGATTTCCTGCTGAAGGCCACCGGCCGCTTGCCGCTCACCGACCGCGATCGGTTGGAGTTGGGTGAGTCGGCGGGCTGGTTTCCGCTGCTCGGGTGA